A genomic stretch from Kribbella amoyensis includes:
- a CDS encoding MurR/RpiR family transcriptional regulator: MGDEMDSTESRAGSPSPLQLVKRALPDLNGAMQRVAEHVLAHPDEVARGSITKLAEAAGTSAATVTRLSAHLGFAGYPALRAAVAMEIGRGLEAGWAGDIGLAIGPADPPDQVLNVLASTQANALRNALASIDLAAATRVADAIAGARRTHIYGEWGDAIPARELYIRLLRIGIPVWFFDGPQSSQIAGGLLGPGDVALLVTRSGIDQTGLEFVRRSHDEGALTVAITGVPSSPIGELADISLDTGTQVGGTWTEFFAGRASDTLTAGLLFVLVAQRVPDHLTANHPNGPGQPVVRHPDT, translated from the coding sequence ATGGGAGACGAGATGGACAGTACCGAGTCGAGGGCCGGCAGCCCGAGCCCGTTGCAGCTGGTCAAGCGGGCCCTGCCCGACCTGAACGGCGCGATGCAACGGGTCGCCGAACACGTCCTCGCCCACCCGGACGAGGTCGCCCGCGGCTCGATCACCAAGCTGGCCGAGGCCGCGGGCACGTCCGCGGCCACGGTCACCCGGTTGTCCGCGCACCTCGGCTTCGCCGGGTACCCGGCGTTGCGGGCCGCGGTGGCGATGGAGATCGGCCGCGGCCTGGAGGCCGGCTGGGCCGGCGACATCGGTCTGGCGATCGGGCCCGCGGATCCGCCCGACCAGGTGCTGAACGTCCTCGCCAGCACCCAGGCGAACGCGCTCCGGAACGCGCTCGCGTCGATCGACCTGGCCGCCGCCACCCGGGTCGCGGACGCGATCGCGGGAGCCCGGCGGACCCACATCTACGGCGAGTGGGGCGACGCGATCCCGGCCCGGGAGCTGTACATCCGGTTGCTCCGGATCGGCATCCCGGTCTGGTTCTTCGACGGCCCGCAGTCGTCGCAGATCGCGGGCGGCCTGCTCGGACCGGGCGACGTCGCCCTGCTGGTCACCCGGTCCGGGATCGACCAGACCGGGCTGGAGTTCGTCCGCCGGTCGCACGACGAGGGCGCGCTGACGGTCGCGATCACCGGCGTCCCGAGCTCGCCGATCGGGGAACTCGCCGACATCTCGCTGGACACCGGGACCCAGGTCGGCGGCACCTGGACCGAGTTCTTCGCCGGCCGGGCCAGCGACACGCTCACGGCCGGCCTGCTGTTCGTCCTGGTCGCGCAGCGCGTCCCGGACCACCTGACCGCGAACCACCCGAACGGACCCGGCCAACCGGTCGTCCGGCACCCCGACACCTGA
- a CDS encoding carbohydrate ABC transporter permease, which yields MTDKAAKWYWGIPLWILAIAFLAPFAWMLSTALKADVDAYKIPMQWIPDPFQWDNFKTVLVGETSVLASFGRSVFVAALRVAGELLTATMAGYAFARMTFKGRDKLFLLYLATAIIPAQLLLVPRFIYFQKLGLYDTLWALILPGMFTVLGTFLMRQFFVSQPAEFAEAARMDGANEWQIFSRIYLPLATPVLSALGILAFVWSWNDYETPLVLISSPDNYTLPLSLTNFVDEQGQIAPGLTMAASVVSIVPVLLVFVLLQRRFIAAMTHTGIK from the coding sequence ATGACTGACAAGGCCGCGAAATGGTACTGGGGGATCCCGTTGTGGATCCTGGCGATCGCCTTCCTCGCGCCGTTCGCGTGGATGCTGTCGACCGCGTTGAAGGCGGACGTGGACGCGTACAAGATCCCGATGCAGTGGATCCCGGATCCGTTCCAGTGGGACAACTTCAAGACCGTGCTGGTCGGTGAGACCTCGGTGCTGGCGTCGTTCGGGCGGTCCGTCTTCGTCGCCGCCCTCCGGGTCGCGGGCGAGTTGCTCACCGCCACGATGGCCGGGTACGCGTTCGCCCGGATGACGTTCAAGGGCCGGGACAAGCTGTTCCTGCTGTACCTGGCGACCGCGATCATCCCGGCCCAGCTGCTGCTGGTGCCGCGGTTCATCTACTTCCAGAAGCTCGGGCTGTACGACACGTTGTGGGCGCTGATCCTGCCCGGCATGTTCACCGTGCTCGGGACCTTCCTGATGCGGCAGTTCTTCGTCAGCCAGCCGGCCGAGTTCGCCGAGGCGGCCCGGATGGACGGCGCGAACGAGTGGCAGATCTTCAGCCGGATCTACCTGCCGCTGGCGACCCCGGTCCTGAGCGCGCTCGGGATCCTCGCCTTCGTCTGGTCCTGGAACGACTACGAGACCCCGCTGGTCCTGATCAGCAGCCCGGACAACTACACGCTGCCGCTCAGCCTGACCAACTTCGTCGACGAGCAGGGCCAGATCGCGCCCGGACTGACGATGGCCGCCTCGGTGGTCTCGATCGTGCCGGTACTGCTCGTCTTCGTCCTGCTGCAACGCCGCTTCATCGCCGCCATGACCCATACCGGGATCAAGTAG
- a CDS encoding carbohydrate ABC transporter permease, producing MTTTATVAAAPAVRAEKAPGIKPRGWIGFLFIAPNLLGVLAFTLIPLVSVIVLAFTDWNLVSGLGGITFNGLDNFAAIARDPGFWSAVGLTLVYVGVSVPLTVILGLALGIALNRPLPGRAVLRAIFFLPYIVNVVAVGMTWLMLMNPKAGLVNQVLDVFGIQPGWFASSHWALPALIVMAVWGGVGYCSLIYLSALQDAPRQLYEAADIDGAGVWAKFRTITWPSLLPTTVFLMVTLIIGASQGFGLIALITAGGPGDATTTISYYMYQTGFQFYRFGYASAIGLVTFVGVLALTLLTWRAQRGRALND from the coding sequence ATGACCACGACGGCCACCGTCGCCGCGGCCCCCGCCGTCCGGGCCGAGAAGGCGCCCGGGATCAAGCCGCGCGGCTGGATCGGGTTCCTCTTCATCGCCCCGAACCTGCTCGGCGTGCTCGCCTTCACGCTGATCCCGCTGGTCAGTGTGATCGTGCTCGCCTTCACCGACTGGAACCTGGTCTCCGGGCTCGGCGGGATCACCTTCAACGGGCTGGACAACTTCGCCGCGATCGCCCGCGACCCCGGCTTCTGGAGCGCGGTCGGCCTGACCCTGGTGTACGTCGGGGTGAGCGTTCCGCTGACCGTGATCCTCGGCCTCGCGCTCGGAATCGCGCTGAACCGGCCGTTGCCGGGCCGGGCCGTGCTGCGGGCGATCTTCTTCCTGCCGTACATCGTCAACGTGGTCGCGGTCGGGATGACCTGGCTGATGCTGATGAACCCGAAGGCCGGCCTGGTCAACCAGGTGCTGGACGTGTTCGGGATCCAGCCGGGCTGGTTCGCCTCGTCGCACTGGGCGCTGCCGGCGCTGATCGTGATGGCGGTCTGGGGCGGGGTCGGGTACTGCTCGCTGATCTACCTGTCCGCGTTGCAGGACGCGCCGCGGCAGCTGTACGAGGCGGCCGACATCGACGGCGCCGGGGTGTGGGCCAAGTTCCGTACCATCACCTGGCCTTCGTTGCTGCCGACAACGGTCTTCCTGATGGTCACGCTGATCATCGGGGCGTCCCAGGGGTTCGGCCTGATCGCACTGATCACCGCCGGTGGCCCGGGCGATGCGACCACCACCATCTCGTACTACATGTACCAGACCGGCTTCCAGTTCTACCGGTTCGGCTACGCCTCCGCGATCGGCCTGGTGACGTTCGTCGGGGTGCTGGCGCTGACCCTACTGACCTGGCGGGCGCAGCGAGGAAGGGCGCTCAATGACTGA
- a CDS encoding ABC transporter substrate-binding protein: protein MRESRLSRRGFLAGIGAVGAAAAVPGCSSGTGAKSSVLQVWGGVPAASGPQAVVDAFEQKFPQYKVNYTRFVNDERGNLKLDTALQGGLDIDVYFTYAQQNLALRAGSGLTADLTDRVKADPELAVFLDTEEPRAYAEDGRIKALATTREPYFVLFNEKLREQAGLDLPTAWTIDDYRATAKRLTTASTIGAYTIPDVARISLGPNYWYDGDRSNFGHPAFERGLRLGQEMIADGSMFPWSEVLARHLDAYQQNAFLQQEFHLWSTAPFNLRFLNDAKKYPHDFKVAFAPAPTVDGANWNGGTYGNFVMVNPKSPKTEAAWEFVKFWLTEGSAPMLKGGKLPTLGNVTDDQVVTGMLGKEPDKYFDVDSFRRVVLDDKVKLATDTRLTGFPEINLTFGQQRDLCWLGEKDPGPAIREVRRVADAAIARNERSS from the coding sequence GTGAGGGAAAGCAGATTGTCCCGCCGGGGATTTCTGGCGGGCATCGGTGCGGTGGGGGCCGCGGCCGCGGTACCTGGGTGTTCGTCCGGGACCGGGGCCAAGTCGAGTGTCTTGCAGGTGTGGGGCGGAGTCCCCGCGGCGTCCGGGCCGCAGGCGGTCGTGGACGCGTTCGAGCAGAAGTTCCCGCAGTACAAGGTGAACTACACCCGGTTCGTCAACGACGAGCGCGGCAACCTGAAGCTGGACACCGCGTTGCAGGGTGGCCTCGACATCGATGTGTACTTCACCTACGCGCAGCAGAATCTCGCGCTCCGGGCCGGGTCCGGGCTGACCGCGGACCTGACCGACCGGGTGAAGGCCGATCCGGAGCTGGCCGTGTTCCTCGACACCGAGGAGCCGCGGGCGTACGCCGAGGACGGCAGGATCAAGGCGCTCGCGACCACCCGTGAGCCGTACTTCGTGCTGTTCAACGAGAAGCTCCGCGAGCAGGCCGGGTTGGACCTGCCGACGGCGTGGACGATCGACGACTACCGGGCGACCGCGAAGCGGCTGACCACGGCGAGCACGATCGGCGCGTACACCATCCCCGACGTCGCCCGGATCTCGCTCGGGCCGAACTACTGGTACGACGGCGACCGGTCGAACTTCGGCCACCCCGCCTTCGAACGCGGGCTGCGGCTCGGCCAGGAGATGATCGCCGACGGCTCGATGTTCCCGTGGAGCGAGGTCCTGGCGCGGCACCTGGACGCGTACCAGCAGAACGCGTTCCTGCAGCAGGAGTTCCACCTCTGGTCCACCGCACCGTTCAACCTGCGGTTCCTGAACGACGCGAAGAAGTACCCGCACGACTTCAAGGTCGCCTTCGCCCCGGCCCCGACCGTGGACGGCGCGAACTGGAACGGCGGTACCTACGGCAACTTCGTGATGGTGAACCCGAAGTCGCCGAAGACCGAGGCGGCCTGGGAGTTCGTGAAGTTCTGGCTGACCGAGGGCTCGGCGCCGATGCTCAAGGGCGGCAAGCTGCCCACCCTCGGCAACGTCACCGACGACCAGGTGGTCACCGGGATGCTCGGCAAGGAGCCGGACAAGTACTTCGACGTCGACTCGTTCCGCCGGGTCGTGCTCGACGACAAGGTCAAGCTCGCCACCGACACCCGGCTGACCGGGTTCCCCGAGATCAACCTCACCTTCGGCCAGCAGCGGGACCTGTGCTGGCTCGGCGAGAAGGACCCCGGTCCGGCGATCCGCGAGGTCCGCCGGGTCGCCGACGCCGCGATCGCCCGCAACGAGAGGAGCTCGTGA
- a CDS encoding type IV toxin-antitoxin system AbiEi family antitoxin domain-containing protein, with the protein MGSVAEVLAHGHGYATFRQLVAATSRRAVATAVERGEIERLAHGIYILPGLSSDWLTALAYDGVLSHQSAAARWGLPLLVTPPKPHLILPPKRHPRPGRPAVLHWAETTAEERRARLTGLARTVVDCARVLPFGEALAVADAALADGRCGQEELISATEAMRGPGRPNASLVARSATGLAGSFLESMLRALLITEQISGFEPQVHCAAGSRAEPCRSTGCGCRLSPPSGVIRRPACPCPGTPPVDLHL; encoded by the coding sequence ATGGGATCCGTGGCCGAGGTGTTAGCCCACGGCCACGGGTACGCGACCTTTCGGCAGTTGGTGGCTGCGACCTCCCGGCGCGCGGTGGCGACGGCGGTCGAACGGGGTGAGATCGAGCGGCTCGCGCACGGTATCTACATACTTCCGGGCCTGTCGTCGGACTGGCTGACGGCGTTGGCCTACGACGGGGTCCTTTCCCATCAGAGCGCTGCAGCCAGGTGGGGGCTGCCGTTGCTCGTGACGCCGCCGAAGCCGCATCTGATCCTGCCGCCGAAGCGCCATCCACGACCGGGCCGGCCGGCGGTTCTGCACTGGGCGGAGACGACTGCGGAGGAACGCCGAGCCAGGCTGACCGGTTTGGCTCGAACGGTCGTCGACTGTGCTCGGGTCCTGCCGTTCGGCGAGGCGCTCGCGGTCGCCGACGCCGCACTGGCTGACGGTCGCTGTGGCCAGGAGGAGTTGATCTCTGCTACCGAGGCGATGCGTGGCCCTGGCCGGCCGAACGCTAGCCTGGTCGCCAGGAGCGCAACCGGGCTGGCGGGCAGCTTCCTGGAGTCGATGCTGCGCGCTCTGTTGATCACCGAGCAGATCAGCGGATTCGAACCGCAGGTGCACTGTGCGGCGGGTAGTCGGGCAGAACCGTGCAGATCGACAGGATGTGGGTGTCGCCTCTCGCCGCCCTCAGGCGTGATTCGTCGACCAGCTTGTCCTTGTCCAGGAACACCTCCTGTCGATCTGCACCTCTGA
- a CDS encoding UDP-N-acetylmuramate dehydrogenase, with protein sequence MSTPQSAVATGVPLAGLTTLRLGGPADKLVEVTTEQDLIDAVREADAAGEPVLLLSGGSNVVIGDEGFRGTVIKVRTTGIRVDADACSGAMIHVQAGEDWDQLVQRAIAEEWVGLESMSGIPGLTGSTPVQNVGAYGHEVAETIASVRVWDRVGNAVRTVFAADCGFAYRTSRFKQDPSRYVVLEVAYQLPLGDLSAPVEYAELARTLDVEPGERAPMTAVRDAVLGLRRGKGMVLDPADHDTWSAGSFFTNPILDTAAEVPAGAPQWPQPDGRVKSSAAWLIQHAGVDKGFAIGDAAVSSKHTLALTNRGQATTKELLALAAHVRAQVQQAFGITLVNEPVLVNCSL encoded by the coding sequence ATGAGTACTCCGCAGAGCGCGGTCGCGACCGGGGTCCCGCTGGCCGGGCTGACCACGCTGCGCCTGGGCGGGCCGGCCGACAAGCTGGTCGAGGTGACCACCGAGCAGGACCTGATCGACGCGGTCCGCGAGGCCGACGCCGCCGGCGAACCGGTGCTGCTGCTGAGCGGCGGCAGCAACGTGGTGATCGGTGACGAGGGCTTCCGCGGCACCGTGATCAAGGTACGCACCACCGGGATCCGGGTGGACGCCGACGCGTGTTCCGGCGCGATGATCCACGTCCAGGCGGGCGAGGACTGGGACCAGCTGGTCCAGCGCGCGATCGCGGAGGAGTGGGTCGGCCTGGAGTCGATGTCCGGGATCCCCGGGCTGACCGGCTCGACCCCGGTCCAGAACGTCGGCGCCTACGGGCACGAGGTGGCCGAGACGATCGCGTCGGTCCGCGTCTGGGACCGCGTCGGCAACGCGGTCCGGACGGTGTTCGCCGCCGACTGCGGATTCGCGTACCGCACCTCTCGCTTCAAGCAGGACCCGAGCCGGTACGTGGTGCTCGAGGTCGCCTACCAGTTGCCGCTGGGCGACCTGTCCGCCCCGGTCGAGTACGCCGAACTGGCGCGCACCCTCGACGTCGAGCCAGGTGAACGCGCGCCGATGACCGCGGTCCGCGACGCCGTGCTCGGGTTGCGCCGGGGCAAGGGGATGGTGCTCGACCCGGCCGACCACGACACCTGGTCGGCGGGATCGTTCTTCACCAACCCGATCCTCGACACCGCGGCCGAGGTCCCCGCGGGCGCCCCGCAGTGGCCGCAGCCGGACGGCCGGGTGAAGAGCAGCGCGGCCTGGCTGATCCAGCACGCCGGCGTCGACAAGGGCTTCGCGATCGGCGACGCCGCGGTCTCCTCCAAGCACACCCTGGCCCTGACCAACCGCGGCCAGGCGACCACCAAAGAACTGCTCGCCCTCGCCGCCCACGTCCGCGCCCAGGTCCAGCAGGCCTTCGGCATCACCCTGGTCAACGAACCCGTCCTGGTGAACTGCAGCCTCTGA
- a CDS encoding MaoC/PaaZ C-terminal domain-containing protein: MKTVEAGTELPPLTVTFRRDDLVRYAGASGDFNPIHWSDRMAASLGLPGVIAHGMLTMASAVRVVTDWLDDPADLVEYGVRFTKPVVVPDDDKGTTVTFAAKVDKVADGLAEIDITAVAGEEKVLGRSRAVVRVA; the protein is encoded by the coding sequence GTGAAGACCGTGGAAGCCGGCACTGAGCTGCCGCCGTTGACCGTCACCTTCCGCCGCGACGACCTGGTCCGCTACGCCGGCGCCAGCGGCGACTTCAACCCGATCCACTGGAGCGACCGGATGGCCGCGTCGCTCGGATTGCCGGGCGTGATCGCGCACGGGATGCTGACGATGGCCTCGGCGGTCCGGGTGGTCACCGACTGGCTCGACGACCCGGCCGACCTGGTCGAGTACGGCGTCCGCTTCACCAAGCCGGTCGTGGTCCCGGACGACGACAAGGGCACCACCGTGACGTTCGCCGCGAAGGTGGACAAGGTCGCCGACGGGCTGGCCGAGATCGACATCACCGCGGTCGCCGGCGAGGAGAAGGTCCTCGGCCGGTCCAGAGCGGTCGTGCGCGTCGCATGA
- a CDS encoding FAS1-like dehydratase domain-containing protein: MTIDATMVGRTYTAAESYQVGREKIREFADAIGDPNPAYRGDAAVAPPTFAFLLGSRALEQLLGDDELGLRLDRIVHGAQKFTYTRPIKAGDEIAATATITTVRKAGAVEVIMYETALTTAAGEPIATSTSTISHNRADS; the protein is encoded by the coding sequence ATGACGATCGACGCCACGATGGTGGGCCGGACCTACACGGCCGCCGAGTCCTACCAGGTCGGCCGGGAGAAGATCCGCGAGTTCGCCGACGCGATCGGCGACCCGAACCCGGCGTACCGCGGGGACGCCGCGGTCGCACCGCCGACCTTCGCCTTCCTGCTCGGCAGCCGGGCTCTCGAGCAGTTGCTCGGCGACGACGAGCTCGGCCTGCGGCTGGACCGGATCGTGCACGGCGCGCAGAAGTTCACCTACACCCGCCCGATCAAGGCCGGCGACGAGATCGCCGCGACCGCCACCATCACCACCGTCCGCAAGGCCGGTGCCGTCGAGGTGATCATGTACGAGACCGCCCTGACCACGGCGGCCGGCGAGCCGATCGCCACCTCCACCTCGACCATCTCGCACAACCGGGCGGACTCGTGA
- a CDS encoding (2Fe-2S)-binding protein, translating to MTAGRAGVAALARYAPRYGLELGEPAGSEWLRVDHILEPDSPELTELLKRDHEAAGHVSNHAAALSLMSFYAGRATATALLLWALEGRVLDVRPENLWLKPHDGHGIAAVALRSARFLPGGLRTLHDVVLTQHLLPLATELHRRTRAGLRQLHGGVAAGCAMGFCAATREQEAVDPSYLLDRWQTFVATAPAGLARLGDVTEAAGKLVYLRNTCCLYYTSEKSTGTLCGSCCLTSREARLTAYEGGRPILTV from the coding sequence GTGACGGCAGGACGCGCGGGTGTCGCCGCGCTGGCGAGGTACGCGCCGCGGTACGGGCTGGAGCTCGGTGAACCGGCGGGCTCGGAGTGGTTACGGGTCGACCACATCCTCGAACCGGACAGCCCGGAGCTGACCGAACTGCTCAAACGCGACCACGAAGCCGCCGGGCACGTCTCGAACCACGCGGCCGCCCTCAGCCTGATGTCCTTCTACGCCGGCCGCGCGACCGCGACCGCCTTGCTGCTGTGGGCCCTCGAAGGCCGCGTCCTCGACGTCCGCCCCGAGAACCTCTGGCTCAAACCGCACGACGGCCACGGCATCGCCGCGGTCGCCCTCCGGTCCGCCCGTTTCCTTCCCGGCGGGCTGCGTACCCTGCACGATGTCGTGCTCACGCAGCACCTGCTCCCCCTGGCCACCGAGCTCCACCGCCGGACCAGGGCGGGCCTGCGCCAGCTCCACGGCGGGGTCGCGGCCGGCTGCGCGATGGGCTTCTGCGCCGCCACCCGTGAACAGGAGGCCGTCGACCCGTCGTACTTGCTCGACCGCTGGCAGACCTTCGTCGCCACGGCCCCCGCCGGTCTGGCCAGGCTGGGTGACGTCACCGAGGCCGCCGGCAAGCTCGTCTATCTCCGCAACACCTGCTGCCTCTACTACACCAGCGAGAAATCCACCGGCACCCTCTGCGGCAGCTGCTGCCTCACGTCCCGGGAAGCCCGCCTCACCGCCTACGAGGGCGGCCGCCCCATCCTCACCGTCTGA
- the rpmG gene encoding 50S ribosomal protein L33: protein MAKSTDIRPKITLACTVCKERNYITKKNRRNNPDRLEMKKYCARCNDHTDHRETR from the coding sequence GTGGCCAAGTCAACCGACATTCGCCCGAAGATCACGCTGGCGTGCACGGTGTGCAAGGAGCGCAACTACATCACCAAGAAGAACCGGCGGAACAACCCGGATCGTCTGGAGATGAAGAAGTACTGCGCCCGCTGCAACGACCACACCGACCACCGCGAGACCCGCTGA
- a CDS encoding M23 family metallopeptidase, protein MQLVGLTAALAAAAGTAAAGLTSPSSPTSAGTSLDPAQAQALTAARVDRRDLGSRDQSRLDLSLASAQKAAAAKAAKERAAKAAAQATLNQRRALALAAAKAAAAAKAKAAAQAAAAKAQALAKAKAEAEAKAKARAKAQARAAAQAAAKAAAVAKARASTRIVLPTTGYHLTAHFGQAGGRWSRDHTGLDFAAPTGTPVRSVLAGEVIQAEFAGAYGRQVKVRHSNGTVTSYSHMSKFSVSVGERVPAGGQVGAIGMTGNTTGPHVHFEVLLGGSDQIDPEPWLRARGVNP, encoded by the coding sequence GTGCAGCTGGTCGGCCTGACCGCTGCCCTCGCCGCGGCCGCCGGTACCGCTGCCGCTGGTTTGACCTCCCCCTCCTCCCCCACCTCCGCCGGAACCTCCCTCGATCCGGCCCAGGCGCAGGCCCTCACTGCCGCCCGGGTCGACCGGCGCGACCTCGGCTCGCGGGACCAGTCCCGCCTCGACTTGTCGCTGGCGTCGGCCCAGAAGGCCGCCGCCGCGAAGGCCGCGAAGGAGCGCGCCGCCAAGGCGGCCGCCCAGGCCACCCTGAACCAGCGCCGGGCGCTCGCGCTCGCCGCTGCCAAGGCCGCCGCTGCCGCGAAGGCGAAGGCGGCCGCCCAGGCCGCCGCGGCGAAGGCCCAGGCCCTCGCGAAGGCGAAGGCCGAAGCCGAAGCGAAGGCCAAGGCGAGGGCCAAGGCCCAGGCCCGGGCCGCCGCCCAGGCCGCCGCGAAGGCTGCCGCCGTCGCGAAGGCGCGCGCTTCCACCCGGATCGTGCTGCCGACCACCGGGTACCACCTGACCGCGCACTTCGGTCAGGCCGGCGGCCGCTGGTCCCGCGACCACACCGGGCTCGACTTCGCCGCCCCGACCGGTACGCCGGTCCGCTCGGTCCTGGCTGGTGAGGTGATCCAGGCCGAGTTCGCGGGTGCGTACGGTCGGCAGGTCAAGGTCCGGCACTCCAACGGCACGGTGACGTCGTACAGCCACATGTCGAAGTTCAGCGTCTCGGTCGGCGAGCGCGTCCCGGCCGGCGGCCAGGTCGGCGCGATCGGGATGACCGGGAACACCACCGGTCCGCACGTGCACTTCGAGGTGCTGCTCGGTGGCAGTGACCAGATCGACCCGGAGCCGTGGCTCCGCGCCCGCGGGGTGAACCCGTAA
- a CDS encoding GNAT family N-acetyltransferase: MEGVTDNRVTIRRAVESDEPALLDIELTAWDASSGFPSMTEGERAGFFSDRSGPDAHLVAVLDDRVVGYIRLQDKYRFREGAGVLAVNGLAVAVDARGHGIGSALLTAVTEEAERRGARKITLHVHSSNTVARRLYERHGYQVEGTHPREFLIDGEEVDSLTLAKFL; this comes from the coding sequence ATGGAGGGCGTGACCGACAACCGCGTGACCATCCGCCGGGCGGTGGAGTCCGACGAACCAGCCCTGCTCGACATCGAGCTGACCGCGTGGGACGCGAGTTCGGGGTTCCCGTCGATGACCGAGGGCGAACGGGCCGGGTTCTTCTCCGACCGCAGCGGCCCGGACGCCCACCTGGTCGCGGTACTCGACGACCGCGTGGTCGGGTACATCCGGCTACAGGACAAGTACCGGTTCCGCGAGGGCGCCGGGGTGCTGGCGGTGAACGGGCTGGCGGTCGCGGTCGATGCACGGGGCCACGGGATCGGCTCGGCCCTGCTGACCGCGGTCACCGAGGAAGCAGAACGCCGTGGCGCCCGCAAGATCACCTTGCACGTGCACAGTTCGAACACGGTGGCAAGGCGCCTGTACGAGCGCCACGGCTATCAGGTCGAGGGGACCCACCCGAGAGAGTTCCTGATCGACGGTGAAGAGGTCGACAGTCTCACCCTGGCCAAGTTCCTCTAG
- a CDS encoding M15 family metallopeptidase, whose protein sequence is MTAGELVATHKKKRRLTALTAVAAVVASVALTACATATDAVPPPGPGTSSTGTGSGGKTSVESEHPELRDGPATAADGVLPDRASPFDKSLPGISKLDPALLRAVQRAAKAMAMDGITLHVNTGWRSTTYQEQLLKKAIRKYGSEEEARKFVATPEESKHVTGDAVDLGPTAADDWLIRRGARFGLCQTLANERWHFELKTEPGGKCPPPVADARG, encoded by the coding sequence ATGACCGCAGGGGAACTCGTTGCCACGCACAAGAAGAAGCGCCGGCTCACCGCGCTGACCGCTGTCGCGGCCGTGGTGGCTTCGGTCGCACTCACCGCCTGTGCGACCGCGACGGACGCCGTGCCGCCGCCGGGTCCCGGCACCAGCAGCACCGGTACCGGGTCGGGCGGGAAGACGTCGGTGGAGTCGGAGCACCCCGAGTTGCGGGACGGGCCGGCGACCGCGGCCGACGGTGTCCTGCCGGATCGCGCGTCGCCGTTCGACAAGTCTCTGCCCGGGATCTCGAAGCTCGACCCGGCGCTGCTGCGGGCCGTTCAGCGGGCGGCGAAGGCGATGGCGATGGACGGCATCACCCTGCACGTGAACACCGGCTGGCGAAGCACCACCTACCAGGAACAGCTGCTGAAGAAGGCGATCCGCAAGTACGGCAGCGAGGAGGAGGCGCGCAAGTTCGTCGCCACGCCGGAGGAGTCGAAGCACGTCACCGGCGACGCGGTCGACCTCGGCCCGACCGCTGCCGACGACTGGCTGATCCGGCGCGGCGCGCGGTTCGGCCTGTGCCAGACCCTGGCGAACGAGCGGTGGCACTTCGAACTGAAGACCGAGCCCGGTGGCAAGTGCCCGCCACCGGTCGCCGACGCCCGGGGCTGA
- a CDS encoding GNAT family N-acetyltransferase: MSIIRAAAPERDAEACAAIYAPYVRDTAISFELAPPTPAEMADRIAAAQRTHAWLVLEDEGRVVGYAYGGPMKPRAAYRWSCEVSVYLEGGRRRTGGGRALYEALFARLTERGFRTAIAGMTLPNEASVGLHTALGFEPIGTYRRIGWKHDRWHDVAWAQRTLATGEDPPAEPY, from the coding sequence ATGTCGATAATCCGAGCCGCCGCCCCGGAGCGGGACGCCGAGGCCTGCGCGGCGATCTACGCGCCGTACGTCCGCGACACCGCGATCAGCTTCGAGTTGGCACCGCCGACGCCGGCCGAGATGGCCGACCGGATCGCGGCCGCGCAGCGAACGCACGCCTGGCTCGTGCTGGAGGACGAGGGCCGCGTGGTCGGGTACGCGTACGGCGGACCGATGAAACCGCGGGCGGCGTACCGGTGGTCCTGCGAGGTGAGCGTCTACCTGGAAGGCGGCCGGCGCCGGACCGGGGGCGGGCGGGCGTTGTACGAGGCACTGTTCGCCCGGCTGACCGAGCGGGGTTTCCGTACCGCGATCGCCGGGATGACGCTGCCGAACGAGGCCAGCGTCGGCCTGCACACCGCGCTCGGCTTCGAACCCATCGGCACCTATCGCCGGATCGGCTGGAAGCACGACCGGTGGCACGACGTCGCCTGGGCCCAGCGAACCCTGGCCACCGGCGAGGACCCGCCGGCCGAACCGTACTGA